One genomic region from Sphingomonas paeninsulae encodes:
- a CDS encoding ABC-F family ATP-binding cassette domain-containing protein produces the protein MLNLNGITVRLGGRTILDRATASLPTGARVGLIGRNGAGKTTLMKAITGQHDPDDGAVEMPRATKMGYLAQEAPSGNSTPFETVLAADLERAALLNEEEHTEDHHRIGEIHERLMAIDAHAAPARASRILVGLGFDEEMQHRPLDSYSGGWKMRVALAALLFSEPDLLLLDEPSNHLDLEATLWLESFLKSYRATMVVISHERDLLNNVVDHILHLEGGKCTLYVGGYDAFERQRAERMAQLASVRAAQENQRNKLQDYIAKNSARASTAKQAQSRMKALARMQPIAEMASDPTLAFEFPSPNELKPPLVTLDMAAVGYTEGKPILQRLNLRIDPDDRLALLGRNGNGKTTMARLLAAQLAPMEGTVNASGKMRVGYFTQYQVEELDGTDTPLEHMTRQMKGATPAAVRGQLGRFGFSGAKATTLVGKLSGGEKARLALALITRDAPHMLILDEPTNHLDVDAREALVQALNDYEGAVILVSHDRHMLELTADRLVLVDNGTATEYNGSLDDYVDMILGKNQPKAAKVDKKGDRKAAAAARERDQQLRNAVKVAEGEMAKLTAERSAVERAMFDPATAEPQHAKLSMTDLMKLRANVAERLDAAEAKWVQASEGLEVVA, from the coding sequence ATGCTCAACCTTAATGGTATCACGGTGCGTCTTGGCGGACGCACGATATTGGATCGCGCCACGGCTTCGCTGCCGACGGGCGCTCGCGTTGGCCTGATCGGGCGTAACGGCGCTGGCAAGACAACGCTGATGAAGGCGATCACTGGCCAGCACGACCCCGACGACGGTGCCGTGGAGATGCCCCGCGCGACCAAGATGGGCTATCTCGCGCAGGAAGCTCCATCGGGTAACAGCACGCCATTCGAGACGGTGCTGGCCGCCGATCTGGAACGTGCCGCGCTATTGAACGAAGAAGAACATACCGAGGATCACCATCGAATCGGTGAAATCCATGAGCGCCTGATGGCAATCGACGCACACGCGGCCCCCGCCCGTGCGTCGCGGATTCTGGTCGGTCTGGGCTTCGACGAGGAAATGCAGCATCGTCCGCTCGACAGCTATTCGGGCGGCTGGAAAATGCGCGTTGCATTGGCGGCATTGCTGTTTTCCGAACCCGACCTGCTGCTGCTCGATGAGCCTTCGAACCATTTGGATCTCGAAGCGACATTGTGGCTGGAATCGTTCCTGAAATCCTATCGCGCGACAATGGTTGTCATCAGTCACGAACGCGATCTGTTGAACAATGTCGTCGATCACATCCTCCATCTGGAGGGCGGCAAGTGCACGCTCTACGTCGGCGGTTACGATGCGTTCGAACGGCAGCGGGCCGAACGGATGGCGCAGCTTGCCTCCGTCCGTGCCGCGCAGGAAAACCAGCGTAACAAGTTGCAGGACTATATCGCCAAGAACAGCGCCCGTGCCTCGACCGCCAAGCAGGCACAGTCGCGGATGAAGGCATTGGCACGGATGCAGCCGATTGCCGAAATGGCGAGCGATCCGACGCTGGCATTCGAATTTCCAAGCCCGAACGAACTAAAGCCGCCACTGGTTACTCTGGACATGGCGGCAGTCGGTTATACCGAGGGTAAGCCGATCCTTCAGCGGTTGAACCTGCGGATCGACCCGGATGATCGACTCGCGCTGCTAGGCCGCAACGGTAACGGTAAGACGACGATGGCCCGGCTGCTCGCAGCGCAGCTTGCCCCGATGGAGGGCACGGTCAACGCGAGCGGCAAGATGCGCGTGGGCTATTTCACCCAGTATCAGGTCGAAGAGTTGGACGGCACGGATACGCCGCTGGAACATATGACACGCCAGATGAAGGGCGCAACGCCTGCTGCTGTGCGCGGGCAATTGGGCCGTTTCGGGTTTTCGGGTGCGAAAGCAACGACTTTGGTCGGCAAGCTTTCGGGTGGTGAGAAGGCGCGGCTGGCGCTGGCTCTCATCACGCGGGATGCGCCACATATGCTGATCCTCGATGAGCCGACGAACCATCTTGATGTCGATGCGCGAGAAGCTTTGGTGCAGGCGCTGAACGATTATGAGGGCGCAGTTATTCTCGTCAGCCACGACCGGCATATGCTGGAACTGACGGCTGATCGGCTGGTGCTGGTCGATAACGGGACGGCGACCGAATATAACGGCAGCCTCGATGATTATGTCGACATGATCCTCGGCAAGAACCAGCCGAAGGCAGCCAAGGTCGATAAAAAGGGCGACCGGAAGGCAGCCGCAGCGGCGCGCGAACGCGACCAGCAATTGCGCAATGCCGTGAAGGTGGCTGAAGGCGAAATGGCCAAGCTGACCGCCGAACGCAGTGCGGTCGAACGCGCGATGTTCGATCCCGCGACGGCCGAGCCACAGCACGCCAAACTGTCGATGACCGACCTGATGAAGCTGCGCGCAAATGTGGCCGAGCGGCTTGATGCAGCAGAAGCGAAGTGGGTGCAGGCGAGCGAAGGACTGGAGGTCGTGGCTTAG
- a CDS encoding peptidylprolyl isomerase: MRLMLGFMVLAAFSGTAFAKKPVIAVAAPTPAPVAPPSDPKNILHLDLSTGGSVVILLRPDKAPNSVERIRVLTRAGFYDNVVFHRVIEGFMAQTGDPKGTGEGGSPLPDVKAEFNDLPHLRGAVSMARPTDINGANSQFFIVLMPVLRLDGKYTVVGRAISGMQYVDAIARGEPPANPSKIIHAWMETDGPTAAKVPLVIPAPVAVTAPAPAPATPATPAAPVTTPAPVEAAPATPAPAPVPPK; the protein is encoded by the coding sequence ATGCGTCTGATGTTGGGTTTTATGGTGCTCGCGGCTTTTTCCGGCACCGCGTTTGCAAAAAAGCCTGTCATCGCCGTGGCCGCGCCTACTCCCGCCCCGGTTGCGCCCCCCAGCGATCCAAAGAACATTCTGCATCTCGACCTGTCCACCGGCGGCAGCGTGGTCATTCTCCTGCGTCCTGACAAAGCCCCCAACAGCGTCGAACGCATCCGCGTCCTGACCCGTGCCGGCTTTTACGACAACGTCGTGTTCCACCGCGTCATCGAAGGCTTCATGGCGCAAACCGGCGATCCCAAGGGCACCGGCGAGGGCGGATCGCCGCTTCCTGACGTGAAAGCCGAATTCAACGACCTGCCGCATTTGCGCGGGGCGGTGTCGATGGCACGACCCACCGATATCAACGGCGCGAACAGCCAGTTCTTCATCGTCCTGATGCCGGTCCTCCGCCTCGACGGGAAATACACCGTCGTCGGTCGCGCGATATCGGGGATGCAATATGTCGACGCCATCGCGCGTGGCGAGCCACCCGCCAATCCGTCGAAAATCATCCATGCGTGGATGGAAACCGATGGCCCGACCGCCGCGAAAGTGCCGCTCGTAATTCCCGCCCCCGTTGCGGTAACGGCCCCAGCCCCAGCTCCGGCGACGCCCGCAACACCCGCTGCTCCAGTGACAACGCCAGCGCCAGTGGAAGCTGCTCCGGCAACCCCAGCACCGGCACCAGTCCCGCCCAAATAA
- a CDS encoding exodeoxyribonuclease VII small subunit — MSDELSELSFEDALKRLEAIVQRLESGNASLDESITLYSEGDRLRGQCEKRLKDAQMRIEKISLGADGAPTGTQPFDAA, encoded by the coding sequence ATGTCCGATGAACTTTCCGAACTTTCCTTTGAAGATGCGCTGAAACGACTGGAGGCGATCGTACAGCGCCTCGAAAGTGGGAACGCAAGCCTTGATGAATCGATTACCCTTTACAGCGAGGGTGACCGTTTGCGGGGCCAGTGCGAGAAACGATTGAAGGACGCCCAGATGCGTATCGAAAAGATCAGCCTTGGTGCCGATGGTGCGCCGACCGGCACGCAACCCTTCGACGCGGCCTGA
- a CDS encoding MBL fold metallo-hydrolase, protein MTKRLVPFDQSLTDHGFEPLSARGLTYPLGSFAPEYGVVHPIAEGVGWTRLPVPGLLNHINVWVLDDGDGVAIVDTGLNLPDTHEAWVKALSGRKVTRVFATHFHPDHIGAAGWLCDTHAVPLWMNRTEWLFARMLCADVRDGPPVEAIAQAIAAGWNDEQITSMKASGWGRFATVVSPLPVGHIRMSDGDVIRIGARDWTVWIGSGHTPEHVCLVDDAGGLMIAGDQVLPKITSNVSLSLSEPEGDPLGDWLASIDKFRALPEHLLVLPAHGEPFLGLRARLDRLENGHSEGLERLHAHIAIEPRRVVDCFTMLFKRAINDSILGLATGEAMAHLRHLEITGRAVKKVRDGVWYYSAA, encoded by the coding sequence ATGACCAAGCGTTTAGTCCCGTTCGACCAAAGCCTGACCGATCACGGCTTCGAACCTCTCAGCGCGCGCGGGCTGACCTATCCGCTCGGCAGCTTTGCGCCCGAATACGGCGTCGTCCATCCCATTGCGGAGGGCGTTGGCTGGACCCGGCTTCCGGTGCCGGGCTTGCTCAATCACATCAATGTCTGGGTGCTGGACGATGGCGATGGGGTCGCCATTGTCGATACGGGCCTCAACTTGCCAGACACGCACGAGGCGTGGGTAAAGGCGCTATCCGGGCGCAAGGTCACTCGTGTTTTTGCCACGCACTTCCATCCCGATCACATCGGTGCGGCTGGCTGGCTGTGTGACACTCACGCCGTTCCCTTGTGGATGAACCGCACCGAATGGCTGTTTGCCCGGATGCTGTGTGCCGACGTCCGCGATGGGCCGCCCGTTGAGGCCATTGCTCAGGCGATTGCCGCCGGATGGAATGACGAACAAATCACATCCATGAAAGCAAGCGGCTGGGGCAGGTTTGCAACGGTCGTGTCACCGCTGCCGGTCGGCCATATCCGTATGAGCGATGGTGACGTTATCCGTATCGGCGCGCGCGACTGGACGGTGTGGATCGGCAGCGGCCACACGCCCGAACACGTCTGTCTGGTCGATGACGCTGGCGGTTTGATGATTGCCGGCGATCAGGTGCTGCCGAAAATCACGTCCAACGTGTCCCTGTCGCTCAGCGAGCCGGAGGGCGACCCGCTCGGCGACTGGCTGGCTTCGATCGACAAGTTTCGCGCATTGCCCGAACATCTGCTTGTGCTGCCCGCGCACGGCGAGCCATTTCTCGGGCTTCGTGCGCGGCTCGACCGACTGGAAAACGGGCATAGCGAGGGGCTGGAGCGCCTCCATGCGCACATTGCAATCGAACCGCGACGTGTGGTGGATTGCTTCACCATGTTATTCAAACGGGCGATCAACGACAGCATTCTCGGGCTGGCGACCGGCGAAGCAATGGCGCATTTGCGTCATCTGGAAATTACCGGGCGTGCGGTGAAAAAAGTCCGTGACGGTGTTTGGTATTATTCCGCAGCCTAG
- a CDS encoding antitoxin Xre/MbcA/ParS toxin-binding domain-containing protein produces the protein MATAFSLSNFLAADRLPRARVVAKGLPNKALRDLLADPAITITDLSRVIAPRRTLDRRLKERQSLTREESDRLAQFVLILDLAGQVFGERAIAMEWLRTPKKFLDNDNPLDLMNSATGAAVIEERLLQAKHSFFA, from the coding sequence ATGGCGACGGCGTTTTCCCTCTCGAACTTTCTTGCCGCCGACCGGCTGCCGCGAGCGCGCGTCGTGGCAAAGGGATTGCCAAACAAGGCGCTGCGCGATTTGCTGGCCGATCCAGCCATTACGATTACCGATTTGTCGCGCGTGATTGCGCCCCGACGGACGCTCGACCGGCGGCTGAAAGAGCGCCAGTCCCTGACGCGCGAGGAAAGCGATCGGCTCGCGCAGTTCGTGCTTATTCTCGACCTTGCGGGACAGGTGTTTGGCGAGCGCGCCATCGCGATGGAGTGGCTGCGGACACCGAAGAAGTTTCTGGACAATGATAACCCGCTGGACCTGATGAATTCGGCGACCGGCGCGGCGGTGATCGAGGAACGGTTGTTGCAGGCGAAGCACAGCTTCTTCGCATAG
- a CDS encoding DUF1013 domain-containing protein: protein MPHATASWLVDQTSLSFEQIANFCGLHILEVQAIADDTAATKLTGRDPIRAFELTLAEIDKGQADPSYSLKMFREPEAVTRTKGPRYTPVSKRADKPDGIAWIIRNHPEVSDGQIGKLIGTTRTTIAAIRDRTHWNMANITPKDPVTLGLSSQRELDAIVAKAAKAAGLEAPVDNRLEGDRAALISQLRTERDDATKLAEQIASGEVDRPLLAGGIVDPFKR from the coding sequence ATGCCCCATGCGACCGCATCGTGGCTTGTCGATCAGACTTCGCTCAGCTTTGAACAGATCGCCAATTTCTGCGGCCTGCATATCCTCGAAGTTCAGGCGATTGCGGACGACACGGCGGCGACCAAGCTGACCGGGCGCGACCCGATCCGCGCGTTCGAACTGACGCTTGCCGAAATCGACAAGGGCCAGGCCGACCCCAGCTATTCGCTGAAGATGTTCCGCGAACCAGAGGCCGTCACCCGCACCAAGGGGCCGCGTTACACGCCGGTTTCAAAGCGTGCGGATAAGCCGGACGGCATCGCGTGGATCATCCGTAACCACCCCGAAGTTTCGGACGGCCAGATCGGCAAGCTGATCGGCACGACCCGCACGACGATCGCTGCGATCCGCGACCGCACGCATTGGAACATGGCGAACATCACGCCAAAAGATCCGGTAACGCTCGGCCTGTCGTCGCAGCGCGAACTCGATGCCATCGTTGCAAAAGCGGCCAAGGCTGCTGGCCTCGAAGCACCGGTCGATAACCGTCTCGAAGGTGACCGTGCCGCGCTTATCTCGCAGCTTCGCACAGAGCGTGACGATGCGACGAAGCTGGCCGAACAGATCGCGTCCGGCGAAGTCGACCGGCCGTTGCTTGCTGGTGGCATTGTCGATCCGTTCAAACGCTAA
- a CDS encoding glutathione S-transferase family protein — MTEPLILHEFALSGNCYKIRLTAAHVGAVLQRREYNILKLETRTPEFVNNISANARIPVLQIGDRFLPESNAACFWLADSSPLIPIDRFERADMLHWMNWEQYFHEPHIGTMRFLRAFLFEENWSAEQRAAVPTRTEMGNRALGLMEDHLATRHLATRKWFVGDTPTLADICLFPYTSTAKEGGFDLSRYPHVSRWLADVAALPAHVTIIA, encoded by the coding sequence ATGACCGAACCCCTGATTCTGCACGAATTTGCCCTTTCGGGTAATTGTTACAAGATCCGGCTGACCGCCGCGCACGTCGGCGCAGTCCTGCAACGGCGCGAATATAATATATTGAAACTGGAAACGCGGACGCCGGAATTTGTCAATAATATCAGCGCCAATGCCCGCATCCCGGTGCTTCAGATCGGCGATCGTTTCCTACCCGAAAGCAATGCAGCCTGCTTTTGGCTGGCGGATTCGTCGCCGCTGATTCCGATCGACCGTTTCGAACGCGCGGATATGCTTCACTGGATGAATTGGGAGCAGTATTTCCACGAACCGCACATCGGCACTATGCGCTTCCTCCGTGCCTTCCTGTTTGAGGAGAACTGGTCCGCCGAACAGCGCGCCGCGGTCCCGACGCGGACTGAAATGGGCAATCGTGCGCTTGGGTTGATGGAAGATCATCTTGCGACCCGCCACCTTGCGACACGGAAGTGGTTTGTTGGCGATACGCCGACGCTCGCCGATATTTGCCTGTTCCCCTACACATCGACAGCAAAGGAGGGCGGTTTCGACCTCAGCCGCTATCCCCACGTTTCACGCTGGCTGGCCGACGTCGCTGCCCTCCCGGCCCATGTCACAATAATCGCATGA
- a CDS encoding polyprenyl synthetase family protein: MDVDALFDAVLQIPDDPRRRLYEAMRHASIGGGKRMRPLLCVAACDLFHIDRAAALRVGCAVEAIHVYSLIHDDLPCMDDDDVRRGKPTVHRAFDEATAVLAGDALHALAFEMISDESVHSDPFVRSELVACLARASGPSGMAGGQMMDIVAETETFDLGGVTRLQQMKTGALISFSVEAGAIMGRLPPEGRAPLRGYARDIGLAFQIADDLLDYEGDEAAAGKALRKDEAAGKATFLSLLGVERAREQARILVDQAIEHLQSYGESADLLRAIARYSIERDR, encoded by the coding sequence ATGGACGTCGATGCCCTGTTCGATGCCGTTTTACAAATCCCTGACGATCCCCGCCGCAGATTGTATGAGGCGATGCGCCACGCGAGCATCGGCGGCGGCAAACGGATGCGCCCGCTCCTCTGCGTGGCGGCGTGCGACCTGTTCCACATCGACCGCGCGGCAGCTCTGCGCGTTGGTTGTGCTGTCGAAGCGATCCACGTTTATTCGCTGATCCACGACGATTTGCCGTGCATGGACGACGATGATGTGCGGCGCGGCAAACCCACCGTCCACCGCGCCTTTGACGAGGCGACGGCTGTGCTTGCCGGGGACGCACTCCACGCACTCGCGTTCGAAATGATTTCCGACGAAAGCGTCCACTCCGACCCTTTCGTTCGCAGTGAACTCGTTGCCTGTCTCGCGCGTGCCAGCGGCCCCAGCGGCATGGCGGGTGGTCAGATGATGGATATCGTCGCCGAGACGGAAACGTTCGACCTTGGCGGTGTCACCCGATTGCAGCAGATGAAAACCGGTGCGCTGATCTCATTTTCGGTTGAGGCGGGCGCGATCATGGGCCGTTTGCCTCCCGAAGGCCGCGCGCCGCTCCGGGGCTATGCTCGCGATATCGGCCTCGCATTCCAGATCGCCGACGACTTGCTCGACTATGAGGGTGACGAAGCGGCTGCTGGCAAGGCACTCCGCAAGGATGAAGCTGCTGGCAAGGCAACTTTCCTGTCCCTGCTCGGCGTCGAGCGCGCCCGCGAACAGGCTCGTATTCTTGTCGATCAGGCAATCGAACACCTGCAAAGCTACGGCGAAAGCGCCGACCTTCTCCGTGCCATCGCGCGTTACAGCATTGAAAGAGACCGTTAA
- a CDS encoding RES family NAD+ phosphorylase, translating into MILWRISDHLTIDGRGGLRIGGRWHRVGTEIVYTAESSALAILEVLVHLEAPHIPRDYQLLRIEVPDALNTSAFSGDPAQSVSWGTNWAASGDSALAKVPSFVAPHAYNWLINPRHSDATGIVVADASRWPWDERLFR; encoded by the coding sequence TTGATATTATGGCGCATCTCTGACCATTTGACGATCGACGGACGCGGCGGTTTGCGGATCGGTGGGCGTTGGCACCGTGTCGGAACCGAGATCGTCTACACCGCCGAATCTAGCGCGCTGGCCATTCTGGAGGTGCTCGTTCATCTCGAGGCTCCGCACATCCCGCGCGACTATCAGTTGTTGCGGATCGAGGTTCCCGATGCCCTGAATACCAGTGCGTTTTCGGGCGATCCCGCACAATCGGTATCATGGGGCACGAACTGGGCGGCGTCCGGCGACAGCGCGCTGGCGAAAGTGCCATCTTTCGTCGCGCCCCATGCGTATAACTGGCTGATCAACCCGCGCCATTCAGATGCGACAGGGATCGTGGTCGCCGATGCCAGTCGCTGGCCGTGGGATGAGCGACTGTTTCGCTGA
- a CDS encoding glycosyltransferase family 4 protein, protein MRIAIVTDAWTPQVNGVVRTLLATRAQLEKQGHVVEVISPNYYPSIPCPTYPEIRLAMTRATWVGARIAAFAPDAVHLSTEGPLCLAARRWCVRNGYRFTSAYHTQFPDYFAARTGMPAAWVWRYIRWFHGPSEAVLVSTPSVRTMLTAHGIPHTRHWSRGVDLANFSSDAPPPELYAKLPRPIQLYVGRIAVEKNIEAFLSSDHPGTKIVVGDGPARATLQARYPHVRFMGPLSGFELAGAYAGADVFVFPSRTDTFGLVMIEALACGTPVAAYPVSGPIDIVTPATGALDETIQTAIAAALSRNRSDCAACGAAYTWEASARQFLSALVPASKHLIAA, encoded by the coding sequence GTGAGGATTGCAATCGTCACCGACGCCTGGACCCCGCAGGTAAACGGTGTCGTCCGCACTCTCCTCGCCACGCGCGCGCAACTGGAAAAACAGGGCCATGTCGTCGAGGTAATCTCGCCCAACTATTACCCGTCGATACCCTGTCCGACTTACCCCGAGATCCGGCTGGCAATGACCCGCGCAACATGGGTCGGCGCACGCATTGCCGCCTTCGCGCCCGATGCGGTTCACCTTTCCACCGAAGGTCCGCTCTGCCTCGCTGCACGCCGCTGGTGCGTCCGCAACGGCTATCGGTTCACCAGTGCCTACCACACGCAATTCCCCGACTATTTCGCCGCCCGCACCGGGATGCCCGCCGCGTGGGTCTGGCGCTATATCCGCTGGTTCCACGGTCCATCCGAAGCCGTGCTGGTCTCGACACCCTCGGTCCGTACCATGCTCACCGCTCACGGTATCCCACACACGCGCCATTGGAGCCGAGGTGTTGATCTCGCCAACTTCTCCTCCGACGCGCCACCACCCGAACTATACGCCAAACTACCGCGGCCCATCCAACTCTACGTCGGGCGCATCGCGGTCGAAAAGAACATCGAAGCTTTCCTCTCCTCCGATCATCCCGGCACCAAAATCGTCGTCGGCGATGGCCCCGCCCGTGCCACGCTACAGGCGCGCTACCCGCACGTCCGCTTCATGGGGCCGCTGTCAGGCTTCGAACTTGCTGGAGCCTATGCCGGAGCCGATGTGTTCGTCTTTCCCAGCCGCACCGACACTTTCGGACTGGTGATGATCGAAGCACTGGCCTGTGGAACGCCCGTAGCGGCGTACCCGGTCAGCGGCCCCATTGATATCGTAACCCCCGCAACCGGCGCGCTGGATGAAACGATCCAAACCGCCATCGCCGCCGCCCTGTCCCGCAATCGATCCGATTGTGCCGCTTGCGGAGCAGCTTACACATGGGAGGCCAGCGCCCGGCAATTCCTCAGCGCGCTCGTGCCCGCCAGCAAGCACCTGATAGCGGCTTAA
- the coaD gene encoding pantetheine-phosphate adenylyltransferase, whose product MQERIGVYPGTFDPITRGHMDIIRRGAKLVDNLVIGVTTNPSKSPMFSVEERLATVMRETAGIPGVSVVPFDLLLMEFAERQNASIIVRGLRAVADFEYEYQMAGMNQQLNNRIETVFLMADVALQPIASRLVKEIAMYGGAIGRFVMPEVEVEVTARVKQIGRKGS is encoded by the coding sequence ATGCAAGAGCGCATTGGGGTATATCCCGGCACTTTCGACCCTATAACGCGCGGCCACATGGACATCATCCGGCGTGGTGCCAAACTGGTCGATAACCTTGTCATCGGTGTAACCACCAACCCATCGAAATCCCCGATGTTTTCGGTCGAAGAACGCCTTGCGACCGTGATGCGCGAAACCGCAGGCATACCCGGCGTCAGCGTCGTTCCCTTCGACCTGTTGCTGATGGAATTCGCCGAACGCCAGAATGCCAGCATCATCGTGCGCGGGCTGCGCGCGGTCGCCGATTTCGAATATGAATATCAGATGGCGGGCATGAACCAGCAGCTCAATAACCGTATCGAAACTGTCTTCCTGATGGCCGATGTCGCGTTGCAACCGATTGCATCGCGACTGGTAAAGGAAATCGCGATGTACGGCGGCGCGATCGGGCGGTTCGTCATGCCCGAGGTCGAGGTCGAGGTTACGGCGCGCGTGAAGCAAATCGGTCGCAAGGGCAGTTAG
- a CDS encoding UDP-2,3-diacylglucosamine diphosphatase, with protein MDAITRFPFGDELPDFHSDTPAIPEREGIRRRFRTIWISDVHLGTRGCAAAMLIDFLDSVDSETMFLVGDIIDGWRMKKKFYWPAAHNDIIWRILKRAKRGTRMIYIPGNHDEMFRQFSGLSFGGVEIKRKAIHQTADGRRLLVMHGDEFDAVMLAHRWLAFVGDAAYEMLMRCNHVVNRVRNWFDLPYWSLSKHAKHKVKNAVAFIGRFEEIVAHEAGARGVDGVVCGHIHNAELRDIQGIEYYNDGDWVEGCTALVEHFDGRMEVLHWADEIAKREAPSLRLAA; from the coding sequence ATGGATGCTATCACGCGGTTTCCGTTCGGCGATGAACTGCCGGACTTCCACAGCGATACGCCAGCCATCCCTGAACGCGAGGGCATCCGCCGCCGTTTTCGCACGATCTGGATCAGCGACGTCCACCTCGGCACGCGCGGCTGTGCGGCGGCGATGCTCATCGACTTCCTCGACTCGGTCGATAGCGAGACCATGTTCCTTGTTGGTGACATCATTGACGGCTGGCGCATGAAGAAAAAATTTTATTGGCCTGCCGCGCACAACGACATCATCTGGCGCATTCTGAAGCGCGCCAAGCGTGGCACAAGAATGATCTACATCCCCGGCAACCACGACGAGATGTTTCGCCAGTTCAGCGGCCTCAGCTTCGGTGGCGTGGAAATCAAACGCAAAGCCATTCACCAGACCGCCGATGGACGCCGCCTGCTCGTCATGCACGGCGATGAATTCGACGCCGTGATGCTTGCTCACCGCTGGTTGGCGTTCGTGGGCGATGCCGCTTACGAAATGCTGATGCGGTGTAACCATGTCGTGAACCGGGTGCGCAACTGGTTCGACCTGCCGTACTGGTCGCTGTCCAAACACGCCAAGCATAAGGTCAAGAACGCGGTCGCCTTTATCGGTCGGTTTGAGGAGATCGTTGCGCATGAAGCCGGTGCGCGCGGTGTCGATGGCGTCGTCTGCGGCCACATCCATAACGCCGAACTGCGCGATATTCAGGGCATCGAATATTATAACGACGGCGACTGGGTAGAGGGCTGCACCGCACTGGTCGAACATTTCGACGGACGGATGGAGGTGCTGCACTGGGCCGATGAAATAGCCAAACGCGAAGCACCGTCGCTCAGGCTCGCAGCGTGA
- the queA gene encoding tRNA preQ1(34) S-adenosylmethionine ribosyltransferase-isomerase QueA gives MRVDLFDFDLPDASIALRPASPRDSARMLVVDGATRTDRIVSDLPAILRPGDCLVFNNTRVIPAQLQGRRGNATIGATLHKRESLRAWRAFVRNAKRLREQDEIDFGNQVSATASDRAEDGSWLLTFAGTEPVETLLGRAGHMPLPPYIASKRPTDERDASDYQTMFAELPGAVAAPTAALHFTPDLMAALDSAGIAHETLTLHVGAGTFLPVKVDDTLDHKMHAEWGTIDAETAARLNEIRAKGGRVIAVGTTSLRLLESAHRDGAGIAPFEGDTAIFITPGYKFRAIDGLLTNFHLPKSTLFMLVSALMGRETMQAAYAHAIADGYRFYSYGDTSLLLPSK, from the coding sequence GTGCGCGTTGACCTGTTCGATTTCGACCTGCCCGACGCCAGCATAGCCCTGCGCCCGGCATCTCCGCGCGATTCCGCCCGGATGCTGGTCGTGGATGGTGCAACCCGAACCGACAGGATCGTCAGCGACCTCCCCGCGATTCTTCGTCCGGGCGATTGCCTGGTCTTTAACAACACGCGCGTCATCCCGGCCCAGCTTCAGGGGCGTCGCGGTAATGCCACCATCGGCGCGACCCTGCACAAACGCGAAAGCCTGCGTGCGTGGCGCGCCTTCGTCCGCAACGCCAAGCGCCTGCGTGAACAGGACGAAATCGACTTCGGCAACCAGGTCTCAGCCACCGCAAGCGACCGCGCCGAGGACGGTAGCTGGCTTTTGACCTTCGCCGGAACCGAACCGGTCGAAACCTTGCTGGGACGCGCCGGCCACATGCCGCTCCCTCCCTATATCGCCAGTAAACGCCCCACCGATGAACGCGACGCCAGCGATTACCAGACGATGTTTGCCGAATTGCCGGGGGCCGTCGCCGCGCCGACCGCTGCGCTGCACTTCACCCCCGACCTGATGGCCGCGCTGGACAGCGCCGGAATTGCCCATGAAACCCTGACTCTGCATGTCGGCGCAGGGACATTCCTGCCGGTGAAGGTGGACGATACCCTTGACCACAAGATGCACGCGGAATGGGGAACCATCGACGCCGAAACCGCCGCGCGACTGAACGAGATCCGGGCAAAAGGCGGCCGCGTCATCGCCGTCGGCACCACCTCGCTCCGCCTGCTGGAATCCGCTCATCGCGACGGCGCGGGCATCGCCCCCTTCGAAGGGGACACTGCAATCTTCATCACGCCGGGCTATAAATTCCGCGCGATCGACGGCCTCCTGACCAATTTTCACCTGCCGAAATCGACGCTGTTCATGCTGGTCAGCGCTTTGATGGGCCGGGAAACCATGCAGGCCGCCTATGCTCACGCCATTGCAGACGGCTATCGATTCTACAGTTATGGTGACACGAGTTTGCTGTTGCCATCCAAATGA